One Labrus mixtus chromosome 22, fLabMix1.1, whole genome shotgun sequence genomic window carries:
- the nrip2 gene encoding nuclear receptor-interacting protein 2 codes for MSEAKKGELAIRDKAILHQQRRLKQATQFSHKDSADLLPLDGLKRLGTSKDLQPHSIVQRRLMEGNITRLRGEAKDLSGRVRSPLADNKDGAADAEERSESTADDSTEERESLEESERSLRSDEEDDSSEAGARQTAERSEGTESSTLLAALLVQCKCCETEVKAFINTGSQHNHISTSCCQRLGLVPSQDSSPCGVKASVTGLQLQLGRQTVQCSAYVKEDETFELCLGLQTLLELKCCLDLSSRVLKLQGCGEEVPFLNPSTDSQCQHDTNKNL; via the exons ATGAGCGAGGCGAAGAAAGGTGAGCTAGCCATCCGGGATAAAGCCATCCTGCACCAGCAGAGGCGTCTGAAGCAGGCCACCCAGTTCTCACACAAGGACTCGGCTGACCTCCTGCCCCTGGACGGGCTGAAGAGACTGGGCACGTCCAAAGACCTG CAACCTCACAGCATCGTCCAGCGCCGCCTGATGGAGGGAAACATCACGCGGCTTCGCGGGGAGGCCAAAGACCTCAGCGGCAGAGTCCGCTCCCCGCTGGCCGACAACAAGGACGGAGCCGCGGACGCCGAGGAGAGGAGCGAGAGCACAGCGGACGACTCCACGGAGGAGAGGgagtctctggaggagagcgagaggagCCTGCGGTCGGACGAGGAGGACGACAGCAGCGAGGCCGGAGCCAGGCAGACGGCTGAAAGGAGCGAGGGCACGGAGAGCTCGACCCTCCTCGCAGCTCTGCTCGTTCAATGCAAG TGCTGCGAGACTGAAGTCAAGGCGTTCATCAACACCGGCAGCCAACATAACCacatctccacctcctgctgCCAGAGGCTGGG ATTGGTGCCCAGCCAGGACAGCTCGCCATGTGGTGTGAAGGCCTCAGTGACGGGTCTGCAGCTGCAGCTGGGCCGACAGACAGTCCAGTGTTCAGCTTATGTCAAag AGGATGAGACGTTCGAGCTGTGCCTGGGTCTTCAGACTCTGTTGGAACTCAAA TGCTGCCTGGACCTGAGCAGTCGGGTCCTGAAGCTGCAGGGCTGCGGCGAGGAGGTGCCCTTCCTCAACCCTTCGACCGACAGCCAGTGCCAACACGACACCAACAAGAACCTGTGA
- the klhl42 gene encoding kelch-like protein 42 codes for MSSEQIIAIVMDDKIFEVNKKKLIEKSDYFRALYSSGMRESTEDSVQLQGLSVPGLELVLEFINTSKVQVVNETLEDLIETASFLQVTSILKLLTSEIRLDNCVELYSLSEVYGTHDLRHACLKYMSCYYHPMLRRPEFCSLPPAVRDQVRDMRMKGTATLVAIGDFTCLSLDVPDQDEPWSMLRYGEVEQRWKPLANNLPPDMINVRGYGSAVLDNYLFIVGGYRMTSQEISAVHCYNPCRNEWNQVAPLNQKRSNFKLLAVNGKLYAVGGQCLGTVECYSPEQDWWTCVSSMPDPLAEFSACECQGMIYVMGGYTARDRNTSVLRYCPISDTWTVFRSCSAHIRKQQMLSVEDTIFLVGGYTHELAQRQRRPSQTEDVLTVQSYNVATGEWLHLKDNTSKSGLNLTCTLHNDGIYIMSRDVSLPTSLEHRVFLKYNIFSDAWEAFRRFPALGQNMLLCSLYLPNLL; via the exons ATGTCATCTGAGCAGATTATCGCCATCGTCATGGATGATAAAATCTTCGAGGTGAATAAAAAGAAGCTGATAGAGAAGAGCGACTACTTCCGGGCTCTGTACAGCTCCGGGATGAGGGAGTCCACGGAGGACTCTGTGCAGCTGCAGGGACTCAGTGTGCCCGGTCTGGAGCTGGTCCTGGAGTTCATCAACACCTCTAAAGTGCAGGTCGTGAATGAGACTCTGGAGGATCTGATTGAGACCGCCTCCTTCCTGCAGGTCACCTCCATCCTGAAGCTGCTCACCTCGGAGATCCGGCTGGACAACTGCGTGGAGCTGTACAGCCTCTCGGAAGTGTACGGGACCCACGATCTGCGCCACGCCTGCCTCAAGTACATGAGCTGCTACTACCACCCCATGCTGAGGAGGCCCGAGTTCTGCAGCCTCCCTCCGGCTGTCAGAGACCAGGTCAGAGACATGCGGATGAAAGGCACCGCCACCCTGGTCGCCATCGGGGACTTCACCTGCCTGTCTCTGGATGTGCCGGATCAGGATGAACCCTGGTCCATGTTGAGGTACGGGGAGGTGGAGCAGAGGTGGAAGCCGCTGGCGAACAACCTGCCCCCGGATATGATCAACGTCAGAGGGTACGGGTCAGCTGTGCTGGATAACTACCTGTTCATAGTGGGGGGGTACAGGATGACGAGTCAGGAGATCTCCGCGGTGCACTGCTACAACCCCTGCAGGAACGAGTGGAACCAGGTAGCCCCGCTCAACCAGAAGAG GTCCAACTTCAAGCTGCTGGCGGTGAACGGGAAGCTGTACGCTGTAGGGGGTCAGTGTCTGGGCACAGTGGAGTGTTACAGCCCGGAGCAGGACTGGTGGACCTGCGTGTCCTCCATGCCCGACCCTTTGGCTGAGTTCTCTGCCTGCGAGTGCCAGGGGATGATCTACGTCATGGGTGGATACACTGCAAGAG ACAGGAACACAAGCGTCCTCCGCTACTGCCCCATCTCGGACACGTGGACCGTTTTCCGCTCCTGTTCGGCGCACATCCGCAAGCAGCAGATGCTCTCGGTGGAGGACACCATCTTCCTGGTGGGCGGCTACACCCACGAGCTGGCCCAGCGGCAGCGGCGCCCCAGCCAAACGGAGGACGTGCTGACGGTGCAGTCGTACAACGTCGCCACGGGGGAGTGGCTCCATCTGAAGGACAACACGTCCAAGTCGGGCCTGAACCTGACGTGCACGCTGCACAACGACGGCATCTACATCATGAGCCGGGACGTCAGCCTGCCCACCAGCCTGGAGCACCGCGTCTTCCTCAAGTACAACATCTTCTCGGACGCCTGGGAGGCCTTCAGGCGCTTCCCGGCTCTGGGACAGAACATGCTGCTGTGCTCGCTGTACCTCCCCAACCTGCTCTGA